From the genome of Buchnera aphidicola (Muscaphis stroyani), one region includes:
- the secG gene encoding preprotein translocase subunit SecG → MYLCFLVFFIFISFSLISFILLQPGKSLNNTVHLNSKNNINLFKSFGRGNLITNIISVLSCLFLITSIVLCNINNSTTNLDFLKNDHKKNILNNLLSDKKEQISEIPR, encoded by the coding sequence ATGTACTTATGTTTTTTGGTATTTTTTATTTTTATTTCTTTTTCTTTAATTTCTTTTATTTTACTTCAACCAGGAAAAAGTCTTAATAATACAGTGCATTTAAACTCTAAAAATAATATTAATTTATTTAAAAGTTTTGGTCGTGGTAATTTAATTACAAATATTATTAGTGTTCTTTCTTGTTTGTTTTTGATAACAAGTATCGTTCTATGCAATATTAATAACTCAACAACTAATTTAGATTTTCTAAAAAATGATCATAAAAAAAATATTTTAAACAATCTTTTATCAGATAAAAAAGAACAAATTTCTGAAATACCTCGTTAA
- the ftsH gene encoding ATP-dependent zinc metalloprotease FtsH, with protein sequence MVKNLIFWLFITVILMSIFQNFSSTDVSNSKIDYSTFLSEVNEDQVRSVHIHGRVLHVTRKDSNKYVTYIPIHDPKLLDNLLTKNVKVIGEIPEEPSLIASVFISWFPMLLLIGVWIFFMRQMQMGGGKGAMSFGKSKARMLSEDQIKTTFKDVAGCDEAKEEVSELVEYLKEPSRFQKLGGKIPKGILMVGPPGTGKTLLAKAIAGEAKVPFFTISGSDFVEMFVGVGASRVRDMFEHSRKSAPCIIFIDEIDAVGRQRGTGLGGGHDEREQTLNQMLVEMDGFDGNEGVILIAATNRPDVLDPALLRPGRFDRQVIVALPDIRGREQILKVHMRKVPLSKDVDAMIIARGTPGFSGADLANLINEAALFAARLNHRVVSMIELEKAKDKIMMGSERRSMVMSDFQKESTAYHEAGHVIIGRLVPEHDPAHKVTIIPRGRALGITFFLPESDTLSISRQKLESQISTLYGGRLAEEIIYGTQKVSTGAFNDIKVATSLARNMVTQWGFSEKLGPLLYSEEEGEIFLGRSVSKSKNMSDETARIIDEEVKLLIEANYNRARNILNENIDILHSMKNALIKYETIDSFQIDDLMARKKVRDPQGWNETNVNK encoded by the coding sequence ATGGTTAAAAATCTAATTTTCTGGTTATTTATTACAGTTATATTAATGTCTATATTTCAAAATTTTAGTTCCACTGATGTAAGTAATAGTAAAATTGATTATTCAACTTTTTTGTCAGAAGTAAATGAAGATCAAGTACGTTCCGTTCATATTCATGGGCGAGTGCTTCATGTTACCAGAAAAGACAGTAATAAATACGTTACTTATATTCCTATTCACGATCCTAAATTATTAGATAATCTTTTAACTAAAAATGTGAAGGTAATAGGAGAAATACCTGAAGAGCCCAGTTTGATTGCTTCTGTTTTTATTTCCTGGTTTCCTATGTTGTTGTTAATTGGTGTATGGATTTTTTTTATGCGTCAAATGCAGATGGGAGGAGGGAAAGGAGCAATGTCGTTTGGTAAAAGCAAAGCTCGAATGTTATCAGAAGATCAAATTAAAACAACTTTTAAAGATGTTGCTGGATGTGATGAAGCTAAAGAAGAAGTAAGTGAATTAGTCGAATATCTTAAAGAACCAAGTCGTTTTCAAAAATTAGGAGGAAAAATACCAAAAGGTATATTAATGGTTGGTCCTCCAGGAACTGGAAAAACATTATTAGCTAAAGCAATTGCAGGAGAAGCGAAAGTTCCTTTTTTTACGATTTCTGGATCTGATTTTGTTGAAATGTTTGTTGGAGTTGGAGCTTCAAGAGTAAGAGATATGTTTGAACATTCAAGAAAATCAGCCCCATGTATTATATTTATTGATGAAATTGACGCAGTGGGTCGTCAAAGAGGTACTGGATTAGGTGGTGGGCATGATGAAAGGGAACAAACTCTTAATCAAATGTTAGTTGAAATGGATGGTTTTGATGGAAATGAAGGTGTGATTTTAATAGCGGCTACTAACAGACCTGATGTATTAGATCCAGCTTTATTGCGTCCAGGTCGATTTGATCGTCAAGTTATTGTAGCTTTACCAGATATTCGCGGAAGAGAACAAATCTTAAAAGTTCACATGCGAAAAGTTCCTTTATCAAAAGATGTTGATGCTATGATTATTGCTCGAGGAACTCCTGGATTTTCAGGGGCTGACTTAGCTAATTTAATAAATGAAGCTGCTCTTTTTGCAGCTAGACTTAATCATCGAGTAGTTTCCATGATTGAACTAGAAAAAGCAAAAGATAAAATTATGATGGGTTCTGAGCGTCGATCCATGGTCATGAGTGATTTTCAAAAAGAATCTACTGCATACCATGAAGCTGGTCATGTTATTATTGGAAGATTAGTTCCAGAACATGATCCAGCTCATAAAGTCACTATAATCCCAAGAGGGAGAGCATTAGGAATTACATTTTTCTTACCAGAGTCAGATACACTTAGTATTAGTCGACAAAAATTAGAAAGTCAAATATCCACTTTATATGGAGGTCGATTAGCAGAAGAAATTATTTATGGCACTCAGAAAGTATCTACTGGAGCGTTTAATGATATTAAAGTAGCAACAAGTTTAGCTCGAAATATGGTGACTCAATGGGGTTTTTCAGAAAAATTAGGACCACTGTTATATTCTGAAGAAGAAGGCGAAATTTTTTTAGGTCGTTCAGTTTCTAAGTCAAAAAATATGTCTGATGAGACTGCTAGAATTATTGATGAAGAAGTAAAATTATTAATTGAAGCAAATTACAATAGAGCGCGTAATATTTTAAATGAAAATATTGATATTCTACATTCTATGAAAAATGCTTTAATTAAATATGAAACCATTGATTCTTTTCAGATTGATGATTTAATGGCAAGAAAAAAAGTACGAGACCCTCAGGGATGGAATGAAACGAATGTTAACAAATAA
- the greA gene encoding transcription elongation factor GreA yields MINLIPMTIRGAEQLRKELKKLKQIKRPRIIISIAEAREHGDLKENAEYHSAREEQSFCEGRIKEIESKLSNSQIIDVTKIPNNGRVIFGSTVQILNIKNNEIFNYQIVGDDESDFKKNLISINSPMARGLIGKKINSIATICTPKGNVKFNILKIEYV; encoded by the coding sequence ATGATTAACTTAATTCCCATGACAATAAGAGGTGCAGAACAACTTCGAAAAGAATTAAAAAAATTAAAACAAATAAAACGTCCTAGAATCATTATTTCTATAGCAGAAGCTAGAGAGCATGGTGACTTGAAAGAGAATGCGGAATATCATTCTGCTCGAGAAGAACAAAGCTTTTGTGAAGGTAGAATAAAAGAAATTGAATCAAAATTATCTAATTCTCAAATTATAGATGTAACTAAAATTCCTAATAATGGACGAGTTATTTTTGGTTCCACTGTTCAAATTTTAAATATAAAAAATAATGAAATATTTAATTATCAAATTGTAGGAGACGATGAATCTGATTTCAAAAAAAATTTAATTTCTATTAATTCTCCTATGGCAAGAGGTTTAATTGGAAAAAAAATTAATTCTATCGCAACTATATGTACACCAAAAGGGAACGTTAAATTTAATATTTTAAAGATAGAATATGTGTAA